The segment TCCGTGCCGGAGGCAAGGGCTACGAGGAGTTCGTCCACCGGGCGATGGAGGAAGAGCGGGTGATGTACATCCGCGGCCGTCCCAGCCGGATCATCAAGGAGGACGGCAAGCTCAGGGTGCTCGGCGTCGACACGCTGTCGGGCAAACATATCGAGATCGACGCCGACATGGTGGTGTTGGCGGCAGCGATGGAACCGGCCGATCACGGCGAGATAGCCGGCAAGCTGCGAATCGCCGCCGATACCCACGGGTTCTTCAAAGAAGCGCACCCCAAGCTGCGACCGGTCGAGACCCTGACTGCGGGGATTTTCCTTGCCGGCGCCGCGCAGGCGCCCAAGGACATCCCGGAGACGGTTTCGCAGGCTTCGGCTGCGGCCTCCAAGGGCATGGAAATGCTGTCACGGGAGGTGCTCGAGCGCGACCCGTCGACTGCGCATGTCGATGAAGCGGCATGCGCCGGCTGTTTTGAATGCCTCGCGGTTTGTCCCTACGGTGCGATCGAGCGCAAACAACTGCTCGATTCCCAGGGTGAGGTCGTGCGCGAGGTGGCAGCTCCCAATCCGGCGATGTGCGAGGGCTGTGGCCTGTGCACCGTGACCTGCCGCGGCGGCTACATCGACCTCGAGGGCTATAGCGACGAGCAGTTCTTCGCCCAACTCGGTGCGCTGGGCGCGTTGCGGGAGGTGGTCGAACGATGACTGAAGCGAATGTCAGCACCGCCCGGAGCAGCGCTGCTTCCGTGCCCGAGGACTGGAAGCCACATATCGTCGCCCTCGTCTGCAATTGGTGCAGCTATGCGGGCGCAGATATGGCCGGTACGACCCGGCTCCAGTACCCGGCAAACGTGCGCATGGTGCGATTCCCCTGCACTGGCCGCATGAGCCCATTGATGATTCTGCGTGCCTTCGAGCTGGGTGCCGACGGAGTTCTGGTGTCGGGTTGTCATCCTGGCGACTGCCACTACGTCCAGGGAAACCTCGTCGCGCGCCGCCGTTTCACCATTTTCAGGTCGCTGATGGACTTCATCGGCATCGACCTCAACCGGTTGCATTTCGCGTGGGTGTCTGCCGCCGAAGGCCACAAGTGGGCCAAGGTGGTCGCTGAGGTCACGGATAAGGTTCGTGAGGCGGGGCCGCTGCCAGCCTACGGCGGTCCCGAGGGTTGGGCAGGCCTCGAATTGCCCGAGGTGGAGGGTGGCGGGCCTCAGGAATATAATGAAGTTCAGATGAAGGCGCTTCGCGGCAACCTGCGTAAGGCAGCCGCTGAGCTGCTCTCCTCGGGTCGCGCGGGTGCCGTCGTCGGCTACGGCCAAGGCTCTTTGTCCGGAAAGACCGTTCCGGTTTCGGTGATTGATACAGCCGAATGCGACAAGCTGCAGTGGAACCAGGCGTGTCACAGCAACCTCTCCGCCTACCTCCGCGACGCGTTGTCCGATCACGAGCGGGTCGCGCTTGTGGTCAAGACCTGTGATCTCGGTGCGGTGACCGGCCTGCTTCGCGAGGGACAGGTCGGGCGCGATCAGGTGCGCCTGATCGGCGTCCAGTGTCCCGGAGTGATAGACGGCGAAGGACTCGCCGCCAAGTGCCTGGCGTGCTCCGGCGAACCGCACCCGGTGTGCGATCTTGTGGTGACCGTCGATGGCGTGAGCGAGAGTTGTGCGGACCCGGGTGATGCCGCTCTCGACCGGCCGGACGCTCGAGACGAGCAGATCGCTCACCTCGAGAGCCTCCCGCACAGCGATCGCTGGGCCTTTTGGCAGCGTCAGTTCTCTCGCTGCCTCCGCTGTTATGCCTGTCGGGCGGCGTGTCCGATGTGCTACTG is part of the Acidobacteriota bacterium genome and harbors:
- a CDS encoding hydrogenase iron-sulfur subunit is translated as MTEANVSTARSSAASVPEDWKPHIVALVCNWCSYAGADMAGTTRLQYPANVRMVRFPCTGRMSPLMILRAFELGADGVLVSGCHPGDCHYVQGNLVARRRFTIFRSLMDFIGIDLNRLHFAWVSAAEGHKWAKVVAEVTDKVREAGPLPAYGGPEGWAGLELPEVEGGGPQEYNEVQMKALRGNLRKAAAELLSSGRAGAVVGYGQGSLSGKTVPVSVIDTAECDKLQWNQACHSNLSAYLRDALSDHERVALVVKTCDLGAVTGLLREGQVGRDQVRLIGVQCPGVIDGEGLAAKCLACSGEPHPVCDLVVTVDGVSESCADPGDAALDRPDARDEQIAHLESLPHSDRWAFWQRQFSRCLRCYACRAACPMCYCSSCISEKHRPQWVSTSIDSRGNSSWNIIRAVHLAGRCSGCDECARVCPADIRLDLINRKLALEVEKQYGNVGLDPEQKAALVDFRMEDSEEFIL